In Neoarius graeffei isolate fNeoGra1 chromosome 17, fNeoGra1.pri, whole genome shotgun sequence, a single window of DNA contains:
- the LOC132864694 gene encoding olfactory receptor 4S1-like has product MENSSREFMFVLHGLNDTRTNKHIYFAFGLIVYSMTLFINLILAITVIFDKTLHEPMFIFICNLFVNGILGASAFYPKILADLLSEYHVISYIGCISQTYIIYSYVFCEYTCLTVMSYDRYISICKPLEYHSIMTLQKGLKLLIFTWLCSILESSVGLLFTAQLPLCGNVIDKLYCSNWEIVKLSCIDVTLNNVYGYFLMFSHIAQAVFIIVSYICIIKASLRSKTQWAKFMQTCLPHLIALTNFTIALLFDVMYARYGKSQGLQAVRNILGLEFLVVPPLLNPIIYGFKLSQIRQGLLKMYRHRRKALQHS; this is encoded by the coding sequence ATGGAAAATTCCTCGAGAGAGTTCATGTTTGTGCTTCATGGCTTGAATGATACAAGGACAAACAAACATATTTACTTTGCATTTGGTCTAATTGTCTATAGTATGACTCTGTTTATAAATTTGATACTAGCTATTACAGTCATTTTTGACAAAACACTTCATGAACCCATGTTTATATTTATATGCAATTTGTTTGTTAATGGAATACTTGGGGCTTCCGCTTTCTATCCAAAGATCCTTGCTGACCTTTTATCAGAATATCATGTTATCTCCTATATAGGGTGCATCTCACAAACTTACATAATTTATTCTTATGTTTTCTGTGAATACACATGTTTAACAGTCATGTCATATGACAGATACATATCCATTTGTAAGCCCTTGGAGTACCATTCTATTATGACACTTCAGAAAGGTTTGAAATTATTGATTTTTACTTGGCTCTGCTCCATACTAGAATCCTCTGTTGGGCTTTTGTTCACTGCCCAGCTCCCATTATGTGGTAATGTCATTGACAAGCTTTACTGTTCTAACTGGGAAATTGTTAAGCTGTCTTGCATAGATGTGACTTTGAACAATGTATATGGGTATTTTCTAATGTTCTCTCATATAGCTCAAGCTGTATTCATCATTGTGTCATATATCTGCATTATCAAAGCTTCTTTAAGGTCCAAGACACAATGGGCAAAATTCATGCAGACATGCCTTCCCCATTTAATAGCACTCACAAATTTCACTATAGCCCTGCTCTTTGATGTCATGTATGCTCGTTATGGCAAAAGCCAAGGATTGCAAGCTGTACGCAACATCTTAGGTCTTGAGTTTCTTGTTGTGCCTCCTCTACTAAACCCAATAATATATGGATTTAAACTAAGCCAGATAAGACAGGGCCTTCTAAAAATGTACCGGCATAGACGTAAAGCTTTGCAGCACAGCTGA